The bacterium genome includes a window with the following:
- the rplA gene encoding 50S ribosomal protein L1, whose translation MAKKGKRLKETEKLVERGKLYELKEAISLAKETASVKFDETVELAAKLGVETKHADQQVRSTVILPSGTGKQVRVVVFTKGEKVNEALSAGAIEAGAEDLIERVQGGWLDFDVAVATPDMMRDVSKLGKILGPRGLMPNPKAGTVTFEVKQAIEEIKKGKIEFRADRYGIVHAPVGKVSFSLEQLYANLKAVVQAIISSKPAGAKGQYLRSLHLSTTMGPGIKLDLLSARKAMEE comes from the coding sequence ATGGCTAAGAAAGGAAAAAGGCTTAAAGAGACAGAAAAGTTGGTGGAACGGGGGAAATTGTACGAGCTTAAGGAGGCCATCTCCTTAGCTAAAGAAACAGCCAGCGTTAAATTTGACGAGACAGTTGAATTGGCCGCCAAATTGGGGGTAGAGACAAAACACGCTGATCAACAAGTTAGAAGCACGGTTATTCTCCCTTCCGGAACAGGCAAGCAAGTCCGAGTGGTGGTCTTTACCAAAGGAGAAAAGGTGAACGAGGCGCTTTCAGCCGGGGCCATTGAAGCCGGCGCAGAAGACTTAATCGAACGGGTGCAAGGGGGATGGCTTGATTTTGATGTGGCGGTGGCTACGCCCGATATGATGCGGGATGTATCCAAGCTGGGCAAGATCTTAGGGCCAAGGGGGCTTATGCCTAATCCCAAGGCCGGCACGGTCACCTTTGAAGTAAAGCAGGCTATTGAGGAAATAAAAAAGGGTAAAATTGAATTCAGGGCCGATCGTTATGGCATCGTTCATGCCCCCGTTGGCAAAGTATCTTTCTCTCTGGAACAACTCTATGCCAACTTAAAGGCGGTGGTGCAGGCCATTATCTCATCTAAGCCGGCCGGCGCCAAAGGGCAATATTTAAGAAGTCTGCATCTGTCAACCACTATGGGGCCAGGGATAAAACTCGATCTCCTCTCCGCCAGGAAAGCGATGGAAGAATAA
- the rplJ gene encoding 50S ribosomal protein L10 has translation MRAAIIQKQEKVNKLKEQLSKSSGFILTDHRGLTVREITELRRRLRETKTEYHIIKNTLLQRALEGGKLASLRQSLEGPTAVVFSSDPNLAAAKVLLSFAKEFEKPAIKAGAIANYVLTAEEVKAVANLPSREVLIARVIGGIQAPLSGLVNCLAGPIRGLITVLKAASQKTGKESG, from the coding sequence ATGAGAGCGGCTATTATTCAAAAACAAGAAAAGGTTAATAAATTAAAGGAACAGCTAAGTAAGAGTTCCGGCTTTATCCTGACTGATCATCGAGGGTTAACTGTCCGGGAAATTACTGAACTCAGGCGGCGGTTACGGGAAACCAAGACGGAATATCATATCATAAAAAACACCCTCCTTCAGAGGGCCTTGGAGGGAGGTAAGTTGGCATCCCTACGCCAGAGCTTGGAAGGGCCGACGGCGGTGGTCTTTAGTTCTGATCCGAACTTAGCCGCCGCTAAGGTCTTGTTAAGTTTTGCCAAAGAATTTGAAAAACCGGCTATCAAGGCGGGGGCTATTGCCAACTATGTCTTGACGGCGGAAGAGGTCAAGGCGGTAGCTAATCTGCCCTCCAGAGAGGTTCTCATAGCCAGGGTGATAGGAGGTATTCAGGCCCCCTTAAGTGGGTTAGTTAACTGTTTAGCCGGTCCGATCAGGGGATTAATTACGGTTTTGAAGGCAGCCAGCCAAAAAACAGGCAAGGAAAGTGGATAA
- the rplL gene encoding 50S ribosomal protein L7/L12 — translation MSVATREEIVEAVSNLSVLELSELVKDLEVKFGVSAAIPMAVAGGPMPGAAAEAPAVEEKTEFDVILVSVGSQKIPVVKEIRDITALGLKEAKALADEAPKPIKEKVSKEEAAEIKAKLEAVGATIEIK, via the coding sequence ATGTCTGTAGCCACAAGAGAAGAGATAGTAGAAGCGGTCTCTAATTTATCGGTGTTAGAACTTTCAGAGTTGGTTAAAGACCTGGAGGTGAAATTTGGGGTTTCAGCCGCTATACCGATGGCTGTAGCCGGTGGTCCTATGCCTGGCGCCGCCGCCGAAGCCCCGGCTGTAGAGGAAAAAACAGAGTTTGATGTTATCCTGGTTTCGGTAGGGAGTCAGAAGATTCCTGTGGTCAAGGAAATCAGGGATATTACTGCCCTAGGCTTGAAAGAGGCCAAGGCCTTGGCTGATGAAGCGCCTAAACCTATCAAAGAAAAGGTTAGCAAGGAAGAGGCGGCAGAGATTAAGGCAAAATTGGAGGCAGTAGGCGCGACTATAGAGATAAAGTAA
- the rpoB gene encoding DNA-directed RNA polymerase subunit beta: MSLEMLNGRISFGKTEEIVPIPDLTAIQRKSYEDFLQREVPPEKRANQGLEQVFREVFPIVSFNEKLVLEYVSYSLGEPKYEEEECRERDATYAAPLKVKIRLICKDTMEVREQDVYMREIPLMTSRGTFIINGAERVIVSQLHRSPGIFYAYDEPTRTYSARFIPYWGTWVELEIDPNNLILVRLARKRKLLATTLLRAIGYPTNKEILELFYPTSKEETASDRIIGLRVAEDVIDPASGKIILACNQKIKPDILVRIREAGIEAVSILDIDAVSDDVSILNTLDRDDTHSKEEALLKIYSVTRPGEPTILENATVAFNRLFSDPVRYNLGQVGRYKINKTLGLDVSQDEGTLTKEDIVAAIKRLIRLHIEHGEADDIDHLGNRRVRSVGELLQNHLRVGFARLERGVQERMTIQDPETMIPQTVINIKPVTAAINEFFGSSQLSQFMDQTNPLAELTHKRRLSALGQGGLSKERAGFEVRDVHHTHYGRICPIETPEGPNIGLIVSLSTYAQVDKYGFIEIPYRKVVEGKITNEIEYLRADDEERVYISQASTSADAEGRLTESLISVRHGDNYPLVPPEEVNYMDVSFKQLVSVSTALIPFLEHDDANRALMGSNMQRQAVPLLKAEPPLVGTGIEGKVASDSGTVVISDVEGVVSHVTGDEIQIKTTAGETREFRLRKFKRSNQGTCINQVPIVKKGDQVKIGQVLTEGTATAAGELALGRNILVAFMPWEGYNFEDAILISERLVREDVFSSIHIERFEVEARDTQLGPESITRDIPNLGEEALKELDESGIVRIGAHVRPGDILVGKVTPKGETDLSPEYKLLHSIFGEKAREVRDTSLRVPYGKDGIVIDVKVFSQEARDELSSGVEKMVQVYVAKKRKISVGDKIAGRHGNKGVISKILSDEDMPFIADGTPIDMVLNPLSVPSRMNLGQIMETHLGWAGFKLGQKYASPIFDGATEDEIKAALKEASLPEDGKVSLYDGRTGEKFDQKVTVGYIYIMKLAHLVEDKIHARSTGPYSLVTQQPLGGKAQFGGQRLGEMEVWALEAYGAAYTLQELLTVKSDDIIGRAKVYEAIIKGKNARSPGIPESFNVLAHELRGLALDIEVMDKQGKPVDTKKLDEMRRFFDEPKITPPERILGKREEKPEPTVTEVFAKRG, encoded by the coding sequence ATGAGTCTGGAAATGCTCAATGGGCGAATAAGTTTTGGGAAGACCGAGGAAATCGTACCTATTCCTGATTTGACAGCGATCCAACGTAAGTCTTATGAAGACTTTCTTCAGCGAGAGGTTCCACCGGAAAAGCGAGCCAATCAAGGATTAGAACAGGTATTTCGTGAAGTTTTTCCGATCGTCTCCTTTAATGAAAAGTTAGTCCTGGAATATGTCAGTTACAGCCTAGGGGAACCTAAATACGAGGAAGAAGAGTGTCGGGAAAGAGATGCTACCTATGCAGCTCCCTTGAAGGTAAAAATAAGGCTTATTTGCAAGGACACTATGGAGGTTCGGGAACAGGATGTTTATATGCGTGAAATACCCCTTATGACCTCGCGGGGGACCTTTATTATTAATGGAGCTGAAAGGGTGATTGTCAGTCAGCTTCATCGTTCACCTGGCATTTTCTATGCCTATGATGAGCCGACCCGGACCTATTCCGCCAGATTTATTCCTTATTGGGGCACCTGGGTTGAATTGGAGATTGATCCTAACAATCTCATCCTGGTGCGGCTGGCCAGAAAGAGAAAATTATTAGCCACCACTCTCTTGCGAGCCATTGGGTATCCGACTAACAAGGAAATCCTGGAATTGTTTTATCCTACCTCGAAGGAAGAAACGGCTTCAGATCGTATTATCGGTCTTAGGGTAGCTGAAGACGTAATCGATCCGGCGAGCGGAAAAATTATACTCGCCTGTAATCAAAAGATCAAACCGGACATCCTGGTCAGGATAAGGGAGGCGGGCATAGAAGCCGTATCCATCCTGGATATTGATGCCGTAAGTGATGATGTTTCTATCTTAAACACCCTTGACCGGGATGATACTCATTCCAAAGAAGAGGCCCTCCTGAAGATTTATAGTGTTACTCGACCAGGGGAGCCGACTATCTTAGAGAATGCCACCGTGGCTTTCAACCGGTTATTTTCTGATCCGGTCAGGTATAATCTTGGTCAGGTAGGGAGGTATAAGATTAACAAGACCCTGGGCCTTGATGTTTCTCAGGATGAAGGAACTCTAACCAAAGAAGATATAGTCGCGGCCATAAAGCGTCTCATTCGGCTTCATATTGAACACGGCGAGGCGGATGATATTGACCATCTGGGCAATCGAAGGGTCCGTTCCGTAGGGGAACTACTTCAAAATCATCTTCGAGTAGGCTTTGCCAGGTTGGAGAGAGGGGTTCAGGAACGAATGACCATCCAGGACCCGGAGACGATGATCCCCCAAACAGTGATTAATATCAAACCTGTTACGGCCGCCATAAACGAATTTTTTGGTTCTTCACAACTCTCTCAGTTTATGGATCAAACCAATCCGCTGGCTGAATTGACTCATAAACGCCGATTATCCGCCCTGGGGCAGGGTGGTCTTTCTAAAGAGCGGGCCGGATTTGAGGTCAGAGATGTGCACCATACTCACTATGGAAGGATATGTCCTATTGAGACCCCTGAAGGACCTAATATCGGCCTTATTGTTTCCCTTTCTACTTACGCTCAGGTAGATAAGTATGGTTTTATCGAGATACCTTATCGGAAGGTAGTGGAGGGGAAAATAACCAATGAAATTGAGTATTTACGTGCCGACGACGAAGAGAGGGTTTATATCAGCCAGGCTTCTACCTCTGCCGATGCTGAAGGAAGGCTGACAGAAAGCCTTATCTCGGTCAGGCACGGAGATAATTACCCCCTCGTGCCTCCGGAAGAGGTAAACTATATGGATGTATCTTTTAAACAGTTGGTTAGTGTCTCTACAGCTTTGATTCCCTTTTTGGAACATGATGATGCCAACCGGGCCTTAATGGGCTCTAATATGCAGCGTCAGGCCGTCCCCCTCCTGAAAGCTGAGCCGCCACTGGTAGGGACAGGCATAGAAGGTAAGGTGGCCTCTGACTCAGGGACGGTAGTCATTTCTGATGTGGAAGGGGTGGTAAGCCATGTCACCGGTGATGAAATCCAGATAAAGACCACCGCCGGAGAGACCAGGGAGTTTAGGTTGCGAAAATTTAAACGCTCTAACCAGGGGACCTGTATCAACCAGGTGCCCATAGTCAAAAAAGGGGATCAGGTAAAAATAGGCCAGGTCCTGACCGAGGGAACCGCTACGGCCGCAGGTGAATTGGCCCTGGGCCGTAATATTCTGGTGGCCTTTATGCCCTGGGAAGGATATAACTTTGAAGATGCTATCCTTATCTCGGAAAGACTGGTTCGGGAAGACGTTTTTAGTTCTATCCATATTGAACGTTTTGAAGTTGAAGCCAGGGATACTCAACTTGGACCGGAGTCTATTACCAGAGATATACCTAATTTAGGCGAAGAGGCCCTCAAAGAGTTGGATGAATCAGGTATAGTTAGAATCGGGGCGCATGTGCGGCCGGGTGATATCCTGGTGGGTAAGGTTACCCCCAAGGGGGAAACTGATCTATCTCCCGAATATAAACTCCTTCATTCGATCTTTGGTGAAAAGGCCCGTGAGGTGAGAGATACCTCTCTCAGGGTCCCTTATGGTAAAGACGGGATAGTAATTGATGTTAAGGTCTTTTCTCAGGAGGCCAGAGATGAGTTGTCCTCGGGCGTGGAAAAAATGGTGCAGGTCTATGTGGCCAAAAAGAGGAAGATATCGGTAGGGGATAAGATTGCCGGCCGGCACGGAAATAAAGGGGTTATTTCCAAGATACTATCCGATGAAGATATGCCTTTTATAGCTGATGGGACCCCCATAGACATGGTCTTAAATCCACTTTCCGTGCCTTCCAGAATGAATTTGGGACAGATTATGGAAACGCATCTGGGGTGGGCCGGCTTTAAACTTGGTCAAAAATACGCCTCGCCTATTTTTGACGGGGCCACCGAGGATGAGATTAAGGCAGCGTTAAAAGAGGCCTCCTTGCCCGAAGATGGAAAGGTAAGCCTTTACGATGGTCGGACCGGCGAGAAGTTTGATCAAAAGGTGACCGTAGGGTATATCTATATTATGAAATTGGCCCATTTAGTAGAAGATAAGATTCACGCCCGTTCTACAGGTCCTTATTCTTTGGTTACCCAACAACCCCTGGGTGGCAAGGCCCAATTTGGCGGTCAGAGATTGGGGGAAATGGAGGTTTGGGCCCTGGAAGCTTATGGCGCCGCGTATACCTTACAGGAGCTTTTGACCGTAAAAAGTGATGATATTATTGGCCGGGCCAAGGTTTATGAGGCCATTATTAAAGGAAAGAATGCCCGTTCCCCGGGAATTCCTGAATCCTTTAATGTTCTGGCCCATGAACTCAGAGGCTTGGCCCTGGATATTGAAGTTATGGATAAACAGGGTAAACCAGTAGATACGAAAAAACTGGACGAGATGCGGCGATTCTTTGATGAACCCAAAATAACCCCCCCAGAGAGAATCCTGGGTAAAAGGGAAGAAAAACCGGAACCAACCGTAACTGAGGTCTTTGCTAAGAGGGGGTAA
- the rpoC gene encoding DNA-directed RNA polymerase subunit beta', protein MSAEAAVAKSQSRSLPVTLNYQADHDDKLFDFASITIKLASPERIRSWSHGEVKKPETINYRTFKPERDGLFCERIFGPTKDYECYCGKYKSIRYRGVICDRCGVEVTRAEVRRERMGHIELVAPAAHIWYFKRIPSQMSLLLDISVRDLERVLYFEEYIVTRVAGSVPLQLGTVMGEEDFWMYKEKYGDGFSAGMGAEAVRKCLQSLNLEKLAVELRQEMKEESSSQKKKKAVRRLAVIDAFLKSNNKPEWMILDCVPVIPPELRPMVQLDGGRFATSDLNDLYRRVINRNNRLQRLLDLKAPEIIIRNEKRMLQEAVDTLFDNSRRGRGVKGHGSRLLKSLSDILKGKRGRFRQNLLGKRVDYSGRSVIVVDPKLRLYQCGLPKKMAIELFKPFIMKELVDRGLVHNIKSAKRMVEREDKEIWDALEKVIAGHPILLNRAPTLHRAGIQAFEPILVEGEAIKIHPLVCAAFNADFDGDQMAVHVPLSLEAQLECEMLMLSVYNILSPANGHPLMVPSQDIVLGCCYLTKEVLPTSDRLRSYYNSEEVMAAYDAGVIGLHTLVNVRMNGSKVKTTAGRLIFNQVIPPELGFINQMVDKHTLSEIVYTSYRKNGLARTVNLLDEVKQLGFKYATKYGGSISIDDIKVPGVKKQVLEKGHKEVEHILNEYQQGLITDEERYNRIVDIWTSLGEEVADATFEQLARDMEGFNPIYIMVESGARGSKQQVRQLAGMRGLMAKPSGEIIELPITANFREGLSVLEYFISTHGARKGLADTALKTADAGYLTRRLVDIAQDVIVTEIDCGTMNGMVAESIKEGDEVIESLKERILGRVTLDEIVDPRSGKVLVEPGEEIDEEAADAIEDADIERIRMRTVLTCETARGVCAKCYGRNLATGRLVDIGEAVGIIAAQSIGEPGTQLTMRTFHIGGTAFRQVEEREIRLNYPVEIVALPRYLISLKEEQGMIVSRGGNMLIRKILKEYTLAPGSKIMVFDGLWINMGEVVAETSEGESIKAEVAGIGRITEEGKVLIEAREREIHLRTGTKIYVQPNTFVEAGQIIAEFDPYNELILTETTGEARFKDIIKGRTLREELDENTGLFNRVVVEDREEELQPSVDIIKEDGKAVNYILPHGARLVVQDGQKLTAGDTLAKFPQELSKTKDITGGLPRVAELFETRCPKDNAVIAEIDGVIEFKPAAGGTRTVVIRNKATNTTREYYISVGKHLKVHEGDEVKAGDQLIEGPIDPHDILRIKGDYALQQYLLNEVQEVYKLQGVDINDKHIEVIVRQMLRRVEITSAGDTDFLVGEHMDKFRFMEENKRVVAQGGTPAQASPLLLGITKASLATDSFISAASFQETTRVLTEAAIKGRTDDLLGLKENVIIGRLVPAGTGMPMYKDRQFTFNRLGEETVSEEEHPLTAGSLPITESPITD, encoded by the coding sequence TTGAGTGCTGAAGCGGCGGTTGCTAAGAGTCAATCGAGGAGTCTTCCGGTGACCTTGAATTATCAGGCGGATCACGATGATAAGCTCTTTGATTTTGCTTCTATTACCATTAAGCTTGCTTCGCCGGAACGAATTCGATCCTGGTCTCACGGTGAGGTAAAAAAACCGGAAACTATTAATTACCGAACATTTAAGCCGGAACGAGATGGTCTCTTTTGTGAGCGGATATTCGGGCCGACTAAGGATTACGAATGCTACTGTGGGAAATATAAGAGTATTCGTTATCGGGGTGTTATCTGCGATCGATGCGGGGTGGAAGTAACCCGGGCGGAAGTAAGAAGGGAACGCATGGGACACATTGAGCTGGTAGCCCCGGCCGCTCATATATGGTATTTTAAGCGGATCCCTTCTCAAATGTCTCTTCTTTTGGATATCTCGGTTAGAGACCTGGAACGGGTGCTTTACTTCGAAGAATACATCGTGACCAGGGTAGCTGGATCAGTGCCGCTCCAACTCGGAACCGTTATGGGAGAAGAGGACTTCTGGATGTATAAGGAGAAATATGGGGATGGATTTTCGGCGGGAATGGGGGCGGAGGCGGTTAGAAAATGTCTGCAGTCCTTAAACCTGGAAAAGCTGGCGGTGGAACTGCGTCAAGAAATGAAAGAGGAGTCTTCCAGCCAGAAGAAAAAAAAGGCAGTCCGTCGTTTAGCGGTCATTGACGCCTTTCTGAAATCGAATAATAAACCAGAATGGATGATACTCGATTGTGTGCCGGTTATCCCTCCAGAACTCAGACCGATGGTTCAATTGGATGGGGGCAGGTTTGCCACCTCTGATCTAAATGACCTTTATCGCCGGGTGATTAATCGTAATAATAGACTTCAGCGGTTGCTTGATTTAAAGGCGCCTGAGATTATTATTCGAAATGAAAAAAGAATGCTTCAGGAAGCCGTGGATACCCTCTTTGATAATTCCAGGCGGGGTAGAGGCGTCAAGGGACACGGGAGCAGACTGCTTAAATCTCTTTCCGACATTTTAAAAGGAAAACGGGGCAGGTTCAGACAGAACCTGTTAGGTAAACGGGTTGACTACTCCGGCCGGTCAGTCATTGTGGTTGATCCTAAGCTAAGACTGTATCAATGCGGTCTGCCGAAGAAGATGGCCATCGAGTTATTTAAGCCCTTTATTATGAAGGAATTAGTGGATAGGGGACTGGTTCATAATATCAAGTCAGCCAAGCGAATGGTGGAGAGGGAGGATAAAGAGATATGGGATGCGCTGGAAAAGGTCATTGCGGGTCATCCGATTCTCTTGAACCGAGCGCCGACCCTTCACCGGGCTGGTATTCAGGCCTTTGAGCCTATTTTGGTGGAAGGAGAAGCCATTAAAATACATCCCCTGGTCTGTGCCGCCTTCAATGCCGATTTTGATGGGGATCAAATGGCCGTTCACGTCCCCCTTTCTTTAGAGGCTCAATTAGAATGCGAGATGTTAATGCTTTCCGTCTACAATATCCTCTCCCCGGCTAACGGACATCCCCTGATGGTTCCCAGTCAGGATATTGTTCTGGGTTGCTGTTATCTAACCAAGGAGGTCCTGCCGACTTCCGATAGATTAAGATCCTATTATAATTCGGAAGAAGTTATGGCGGCTTATGATGCCGGAGTAATCGGCCTCCATACCCTGGTTAATGTCAGGATGAACGGATCCAAAGTAAAGACCACCGCCGGGAGACTCATTTTCAACCAGGTCATCCCACCGGAATTAGGTTTTATTAATCAAATGGTGGACAAGCACACCCTGTCTGAAATCGTCTATACCTCTTATCGAAAAAACGGCCTGGCCAGGACCGTCAATTTGCTTGACGAAGTTAAACAGCTTGGATTCAAGTATGCCACCAAATACGGGGGGTCAATCAGTATAGATGATATTAAGGTTCCGGGTGTGAAAAAGCAGGTGTTGGAAAAAGGGCATAAAGAGGTAGAGCATATCCTAAATGAGTATCAACAAGGCTTGATTACCGATGAAGAGAGATACAATCGGATCGTGGATATATGGACCTCTCTGGGAGAAGAGGTGGCTGATGCTACCTTTGAGCAGTTGGCCCGTGATATGGAGGGCTTTAATCCGATTTACATTATGGTCGAATCAGGCGCCAGGGGAAGCAAACAACAAGTCAGACAGTTAGCCGGAATGCGCGGACTGATGGCCAAGCCATCGGGAGAGATTATCGAGTTGCCTATTACGGCCAACTTCCGGGAAGGGCTTTCGGTGTTGGAATATTTCATTTCCACCCATGGAGCCAGGAAAGGGTTGGCTGATACCGCCCTGAAAACAGCTGATGCAGGTTATTTGACCAGGAGATTGGTTGATATAGCCCAGGATGTGATTGTTACCGAAATAGATTGTGGAACGATGAATGGCATGGTGGCTGAGTCCATCAAAGAAGGAGATGAAGTTATCGAGTCACTCAAGGAGCGGATTTTGGGCCGGGTTACCCTGGATGAGATTGTAGACCCCAGGTCGGGTAAGGTCCTAGTTGAGCCAGGCGAGGAAATAGATGAAGAGGCCGCCGACGCCATAGAAGATGCGGACATAGAAAGGATCAGGATGAGAACTGTCCTTACCTGTGAAACGGCTCGGGGTGTATGTGCCAAATGTTATGGAAGAAATTTGGCTACAGGGAGATTGGTGGATATAGGTGAAGCCGTGGGAATTATTGCGGCTCAGTCTATTGGTGAGCCTGGAACCCAGCTTACTATGCGGACCTTCCATATTGGGGGAACCGCCTTCCGTCAGGTAGAAGAAAGGGAAATCCGCTTGAACTATCCGGTTGAAATTGTCGCTTTACCCAGATACCTCATCTCCTTGAAGGAGGAGCAGGGGATGATTGTCTCGCGGGGGGGAAATATGCTGATCAGAAAGATTCTTAAAGAATATACCCTGGCCCCGGGAAGCAAGATTATGGTATTTGATGGATTATGGATTAATATGGGTGAAGTCGTGGCTGAAACAAGTGAAGGAGAAAGTATTAAGGCGGAAGTAGCCGGAATAGGTCGAATAACGGAAGAAGGCAAGGTCTTAATAGAGGCCAGGGAGAGGGAGATTCATCTTCGAACCGGCACGAAGATTTATGTCCAACCAAACACCTTTGTCGAGGCCGGACAGATCATCGCTGAATTTGATCCTTACAATGAGCTTATTCTGACTGAAACCACTGGTGAAGCCAGATTCAAAGATATTATCAAAGGTAGAACCCTACGGGAGGAGCTGGATGAAAATACCGGTCTTTTTAACCGGGTCGTGGTTGAAGACAGGGAAGAGGAATTACAGCCTTCGGTGGATATCATCAAAGAGGATGGAAAGGCCGTTAACTACATCTTGCCTCATGGAGCCAGGTTAGTGGTTCAGGACGGACAAAAATTGACGGCTGGAGATACATTAGCCAAGTTCCCTCAAGAATTGTCTAAGACTAAGGACATTACCGGTGGATTGCCCCGCGTGGCTGAGCTTTTTGAAACCAGGTGTCCCAAGGATAATGCGGTGATAGCTGAAATTGACGGTGTCATCGAGTTTAAACCAGCCGCGGGAGGCACAAGGACGGTGGTGATTAGAAATAAGGCCACTAATACCACCAGAGAATATTATATATCGGTAGGTAAACATTTGAAGGTTCATGAAGGGGATGAGGTTAAAGCCGGAGATCAGTTGATTGAAGGCCCTATAGATCCGCACGATATCCTTCGGATTAAAGGAGATTATGCCCTGCAGCAATATCTTTTAAACGAGGTCCAGGAAGTTTATAAACTTCAGGGGGTGGATATTAATGATAAACATATTGAAGTTATCGTTCGTCAGATGTTGAGACGGGTAGAGATAACTTCAGCCGGCGATACGGATTTTCTCGTGGGGGAACATATGGATAAGTTCCGCTTTATGGAGGAGAATAAACGGGTGGTCGCTCAAGGAGGCACACCGGCTCAGGCCAGCCCGCTTCTTTTGGGGATAACGAAGGCCTCATTAGCTACTGATTCTTTTATTTCAGCGGCCTCATTCCAGGAGACTACCAGGGTTTTAACGGAAGCGGCCATTAAAGGCAGAACGGATGACTTGCTTGGTTTGAAAGAAAATGTAATTATTGGCAGACTTGTTCCGGCCGGGACAGGAATGCCGATGTATAAAGACAGGCAATTTACTTTTAACCGATTAGGGGAAGAGACTGTTTCGGAGGAGGAACATCCACTTACGGCTGGTTCATTACCGATAACCGAATCACCGATTACCGATTAG
- a CDS encoding DUF3782 domain-containing protein, with amino-acid sequence MFKMANNRQMTLLKAEEEHIRRVLPLLLKKDDRFRTEVSIILSEVFAKKDELRIVIEEIQKSREETSRRFEEMREETSRRFEEMREETNRRFEEMREETNRRFEEMREETNRRFEEMNQRFEEHREETNRRFEEMNRRFEEHCEETNRRFEEMNRRFEEHREETNKRFEAVETQLQEQTKQLREHSVQLQEQSREIRRMGISIRTVGARWGIFAEGTIRNTLKELLLKKLKVKEVSSWKVMDKEGKVGIPNSEVEVDILIQNEKHFLIEIKSSADEENVERFYKIGNFYYEKTKIKPNLIFVAVEMNKKGEDLCKKLDIQLITYEDLD; translated from the coding sequence ATGTTCAAGATGGCTAATAATAGACAGATGACATTATTAAAGGCAGAAGAGGAGCATATCAGGAGGGTTCTTCCCTTACTCCTAAAGAAAGATGACAGGTTTAGAACCGAGGTCTCTATTATCCTAAGCGAGGTCTTTGCCAAGAAGGATGAGCTAAGGATAGTTATAGAGGAGATTCAGAAAAGCAGAGAAGAGACAAGCCGAAGGTTTGAGGAGATGCGAGAAGAGACAAGCCGAAGGTTTGAGGAGATGCGAGAAGAGACAAACCGAAGGTTTGAGGAGATGCGAGAAGAGACAAACCGAAGGTTTGAGGAGATGCGAGAAGAGACAAACCGAAGGTTTGAGGAGATGAACCAAAGGTTTGAAGAACATCGCGAAGAGACAAACCGAAGGTTTGAGGAGATGAACCGAAGGTTTGAAGAACATTGCGAAGAGACAAACCGAAGGTTTGAGGAGATGAACCGAAGGTTTGAAGAACATCGCGAAGAGACAAATAAGAGGTTTGAGGCAGTAGAAACCCAACTTCAGGAACAAACAAAGCAGCTAAGGGAGCATTCAGTCCAACTTCAGGAACAATCAAGGGAAATAAGAAGGATGGGGATAAGCATCAGAACCGTAGGGGCAAGGTGGGGAATATTTGCTGAAGGGACAATCCGAAATACCTTAAAGGAGCTACTCCTCAAAAAGCTTAAAGTAAAAGAGGTATCCTCGTGGAAGGTAATGGATAAAGAGGGAAAGGTAGGTATTCCTAATTCAGAGGTAGAGGTAGACATCCTTATCCAGAATGAGAAGCATTTTCTAATAGAGATAAAATCCTCTGCCGATGAAGAAAATGTAGAGAGGTTTTATAAAATAGGAAATTTTTATTATGAGAAGACAAAGATTAAGCCAAATCTTATCTTTGTAGCGGTGGAGATGAACAAAAAGGGAGAAGACCTCTGCAAAAAACTAGATATCCAGCTTATAACCTACGAGGATTTGGACTGA
- the rpsL gene encoding 30S ribosomal protein S12 yields MPTINQLIRKGREKGKKKTKTPALAGSPQRRGVCTKVYTTTPKKPNSALRKIARVRLSSGFEVTTYIPGIGHNLQEHSVILLRGGRVKDIPGVRYHIIRGAYDASGVADRFQGRSKYGAKTPKKKAE; encoded by the coding sequence TTGCCGACGATTAATCAATTGATCAGGAAGGGTAGAGAAAAAGGAAAGAAGAAGACTAAAACTCCGGCTTTAGCGGGCTCGCCGCAAAGAAGGGGAGTTTGCACCAAGGTTTATACCACCACACCCAAGAAGCCAAATTCTGCTTTAAGAAAAATAGCCAGGGTAAGATTATCCAGTGGCTTTGAAGTTACTACTTATATCCCCGGGATTGGGCATAATTTGCAGGAGCACTCCGTTATTCTTCTGAGGGGAGGAAGGGTGAAGGATATACCAGGGGTGAGATATCATATTATTAGGGGAGCCTACGATGCCAGCGGCGTAGCTGATCGATTCCAAGGCAGGTCAAAATACGGAGCCAAGACACCGAAAAAGAAAGCAGAGTAA